In a genomic window of Halalkalicoccus sp. CG83:
- a CDS encoding ring-cleaving dioxygenase, whose protein sequence is MPAAIPGIHHVTAIGSDPGRNLAFYTETLGLRLVKRSVNQDDVSVYHLFYADHEGSPGTSMTFFPYAGARPGRVGTGQVATTQFLIPDGSVDYWTDRLAEEGVDHDEPRERFGDAVVPLRDPDGLPLELVARSDAPEGNPPKGPVPAEHAIRGFFGVTLSLTSADPTANLLKTMGYDRTGSERDRRRYEADGDLGSVVDLVERPQGPPGQPGAGTVHHVAFQVTEETQSEWRDVLIEQGLRPTEVIDRKWFKSVYVRTPGGVLFEFATKEPGYTVDEELDALGERLVLPEWLEDRRDEIEAGLPALST, encoded by the coding sequence ATGCCCGCGGCCATTCCCGGAATCCACCACGTCACGGCCATCGGAAGCGATCCCGGACGAAACCTCGCGTTCTACACCGAGACGCTCGGGCTCCGCCTGGTCAAGCGGAGCGTGAACCAGGACGACGTCTCGGTCTACCACCTGTTCTACGCCGACCACGAGGGCTCGCCCGGAACCAGCATGACGTTCTTCCCGTACGCCGGTGCTCGCCCCGGGCGGGTGGGGACGGGCCAGGTCGCCACCACCCAGTTCCTGATCCCCGACGGCTCGGTCGACTACTGGACCGACCGGCTCGCCGAGGAAGGCGTCGATCACGACGAGCCCCGGGAACGCTTCGGCGACGCGGTCGTCCCGCTCCGCGATCCGGACGGACTCCCGCTGGAACTCGTGGCGCGTTCGGACGCGCCCGAAGGAAACCCGCCGAAGGGACCGGTCCCCGCGGAGCACGCGATCCGGGGGTTCTTCGGCGTGACGCTCTCGCTCACGTCCGCCGATCCCACGGCGAACCTCCTGAAGACGATGGGCTACGACCGGACCGGAAGCGAACGCGACCGCCGGCGCTACGAGGCCGACGGCGACCTGGGCTCCGTCGTCGACCTCGTCGAGCGTCCGCAGGGTCCTCCCGGGCAGCCCGGCGCCGGCACCGTCCACCACGTGGCGTTTCAGGTGACCGAGGAGACCCAATCGGAGTGGCGCGACGTCCTGATCGAGCAGGGGCTCAGACCGACGGAGGTCATCGACCGGAAGTGGTTCAAGTCGGTCTACGTCCGGACGCCGGGCGGCGTCCTCTTCGAGTTCGCGACGAAGGAGCCGGGCTACACGGTCGACGAGGAGCTCGACGCGCTCGGGGAACGGCTGGTCCTTCCGGAGTGGCTGGAGGACCGACGCGACGAGATCGAAGCCGGCCTCCCGGCGCTGTCGACGTAG
- a CDS encoding PhzF family phenazine biosynthesis protein → MPDNRFYVVDVFAREKYAGNQLAVVLGASSLTMEEMQRITRETNFSEAAFVESEGIRGDGYDVRIFDPIEELPFAGHPTLGTAFVIREHLREDRPDEIPLDLGVGRIPVRVERDEAGNERFWMRQIPPSFEETFDRSLVARVLGLDEEDVDGRYPVRFVSTGLPTVVVPLRTLEAVRRAETNLEPYYEELVEPYGNLNLLVFAPETYEGNDLNARVFADCAGVPEDPATGSSNGCLAAYLVEHDYFGADEIDVRVEQGYEMDRPSLLGLRATRTADGIEVHVGGRVIPTMEGRLV, encoded by the coding sequence ATGCCCGACAACCGGTTCTACGTCGTCGACGTGTTCGCGCGGGAGAAGTACGCCGGGAACCAGCTCGCTGTCGTCCTCGGCGCCTCCTCGCTCACCATGGAGGAGATGCAGCGGATCACCCGCGAGACCAACTTCTCCGAGGCGGCGTTCGTCGAGTCCGAGGGGATACGGGGGGACGGATACGACGTTCGGATCTTCGACCCGATCGAGGAGCTCCCGTTCGCCGGCCACCCGACGCTCGGCACCGCGTTCGTGATCCGGGAACACCTCCGCGAGGACCGACCCGACGAGATACCGCTCGATCTGGGCGTCGGACGGATTCCCGTCCGGGTCGAACGCGACGAGGCGGGAAACGAACGCTTCTGGATGCGCCAGATCCCGCCCTCGTTCGAGGAGACGTTCGACCGATCGCTCGTCGCCCGCGTCCTCGGCCTCGACGAGGAGGACGTCGACGGGCGGTATCCCGTCCGGTTCGTCTCGACCGGCCTCCCGACCGTCGTCGTCCCGCTTCGAACCCTCGAGGCCGTTCGGCGAGCGGAGACGAACCTCGAGCCCTACTACGAGGAACTCGTCGAGCCGTACGGTAACCTGAACCTCCTGGTGTTCGCGCCCGAGACCTACGAGGGAAACGACCTGAACGCACGGGTGTTCGCGGACTGCGCCGGCGTTCCCGAGGATCCGGCGACGGGCTCCTCGAACGGCTGTCTGGCCGCCTACCTCGTCGAACACGACTACTTCGGCGCCGACGAAATCGACGTGCGAGTGGAGCAGGGATACGAGATGGACCGTCCGTCGCTGCTCGGCTTGCGAGCGACGAGGACGGCCGACGGGATCGAGGTCCACGTTGGCGGACGGGTGATCCCGACGATGGAGGGGCGGCTCGTCTAA
- a CDS encoding DUF6653 family protein, producing MSMEESPMPTGFADTFWRRHSNPKSGWSRALTLPAVLYAVYHRNWQFLAAAVVFVVLNPLLFPPPETEDAWMTRVVLAERWWTGEMGRGVLNLSYPKVLNVPTSAYALLSAYRRRPIRTVLAGGASMALKFWFVGTLVRRYYRRTPGSSEENGSG from the coding sequence ATGTCAATGGAGGAGTCTCCGATGCCGACCGGATTCGCGGACACGTTCTGGCGTCGCCACTCCAACCCGAAGAGCGGCTGGAGTCGAGCCCTGACGCTGCCCGCCGTTCTCTACGCGGTCTACCACCGGAACTGGCAGTTCCTGGCCGCCGCCGTCGTGTTCGTGGTCCTCAATCCGCTGTTGTTCCCTCCGCCGGAGACCGAGGACGCGTGGATGACTCGGGTCGTGCTCGCGGAGCGGTGGTGGACCGGCGAGATGGGGCGGGGAGTCCTCAACCTCTCCTATCCGAAGGTGCTCAACGTCCCCACGTCGGCGTACGCGCTGCTGTCGGCCTACCGCCGACGACCGATCCGAACGGTCCTGGCCGGCGGGGCCTCGATGGCGCTGAAGTTCTGGTTCGTCGGCACACTCGTCAGGCGCTACTATCGACGGACGCCGGGGAGTTCGGAGGAGAACGGCTCGGGATGA